The genomic DNA TGTGTTCGACCTCATAACCCTTTGCTTGGGAGTTGAACATCACACAGCTTTGCTTTTCTGGACTGGTATCTGTCCTTAGTACTCCAGTCTGAACTAAGTATGCCGGTGAATGAGAGTTGCATGGAGCCAAGGATAATGTCTATAGGCTGATGTGTAATTGACATATTTCCTTGATCTAGACACTGcaagcaaaaataaaaaaagtagtTTTGAAAAATGTTGAAGGAAAAGCAATTTGTTTTATGAGGATGCATTGTACAGAACCTGACCTGCTATCGCAGACAAAGAACTATAAGCATTATATAACAGATGGACCATCTTGCAGGTCGATACTAAAGCAGCAGTATTGGGTTTCGTTGGAGCTCCTTTCACTCTAGCATCCTACGTGGTAGAAGGTGGTTCATCGAAGAACTTCACAAAGATAAAGAGACTGGCCTTCTCCCAACCCAAGGTAGTTTCATAACTTTTCAATAGATAGTTTGGGGGTAGTAGCACAGCCTATGGTACAGAACTGGATGCAAGCTGTTATGTTCATAGCTTAGAACTTGATTAATTACCATCGGTTCGATGGTACAATTTTCAGTTGATTACTATCTCTATAATTTATTGGGAAGAGAGCGAGACGATTATAGTATCTTATACATACTATAACCAATAGTGCTCCATGGAGCTGAATGCTAGCAGGTAGAGAAATTGAGGAGGAATGAAATGAGAATTTGGATGAGTGCTGAAATCAATGAATACAGGATGAAGTTGGCAGTATATAGTTGCTCTCATGGGGATAGTATGGAGAAACTCTTGCACATAGTTTTGGTATTTGAAAGGCTTAACTAAGTTATGTGCTTGACTTAACAGATGGATTGAGTTATATATGTGAAATGGAATTTGATTAAATATCCCATCAGGAACATGATTTAGCTGAAGCTAAACTCAAAGAGTGGTGCAAAAGGAGTTGACTGATGTGAAAGGTTTCAATTTGGTAAACCATGGCTAAAATCAAATGTTTACTTGCATTTTCTGGGAGCTTAGGAGTCTTCTTGATTGCCCTcttgtattttccttttcctcagCTGTTGAAACATTTAGGAAGGCGGTGAATAAACTTTTCCAGAATATTCGCATTTTTCTATTTGAATATTAGATGCTTAACAGCTTGCTCTGTTTAGTCTTATGCACCTCCAAATGAATTGCTTGACACCAGGTTCTCCATGCGTTACTTGATAAGTTCGCTACGTCCATGGCTAAGTATGTCAAGTACCAAGCTGATAATGGAGCCCAGGTCGTTCAGATCTTCGATTCATGGGCCACAGAGTTAAGCCCTGAGGACTTTGAGGAGTTCAGTCTTCCTTACTTGAGGAGGATCGTGGACTCTGTGAAGCAGACACACCCGAATCTCCCTCTAATCTTATATGCCAGTGGTTCAGGAGGCTTGCTTGAGAGGCTAGCCTTGACGGGTGTGGACGTGGTGAGCTTGGACTGGACAGTCGATATGGCTGAAGGGAGAAGACGACTGGGTGCTGATGTGGCCGTGCAGGGTAACGTGGACCCGGGCGTCCTCTTCGGTTCGAAAGAGTTCATCACCAACCGCATACATGGCACCGTCAGGAAAGCTGGGAAAGGCAAACATATTTTGAACCTTGGTCATGGTATCAAGGTTGGTACACCAGAGGAGAATGTTGCTCATTTTTTCGAAGTTGCCAAAGCGATTCGATACTAGGAGATGTTCCCTTAGATTCCTTCTCATTTTTTGTCCCCTTTAATGGGGGATTGTGTTACTTAGCTTAGAATCATATGAAAGCCTTTCCATATTTTGCGTTTGAATCTTGCTCCTGCTAAAACTCATGGGGAGCAATTCCCTGGCAAAATAAATGGCATTGATGCCAATGAGCCTTTCCAATAGGGATGCTTATTGGTCCATTGTGGATCCAATAGTTAGACCTAGGAGGGCCCAACAAAAAGTCCATATGAGGTCCAAAGAAGCCAGAGAAACCCACTACATGCTTGGGTGAGATCCAGCCCAGGCCCAAACACACCCAATACGAAGCCCTACTTCAGCTCTAGTCCAGGGAGGCCCTGTATGAAGCCTACATCAGACCCAATTGTTTCCAGTAGAGGCCTAGTATAGGCTTAGACAATACAGATTGTCTCTGGCGGGCTCATCACAAGCCCAATCTTCTCTACCTACTGATCGTTGTCTGAGCAAAACCTATCATTACATCAGCTCGCTTAGGTCCATTACTTTACATCTACAGAGCGTTACATGAATTGAAGATCGATTTTGTGGGCtatacaaaattattattatataatgatGATGGAGTTATAACTGCAAATATGAATTTTGGACATACATTACATAGACCCCCAACCCTAAGAATGAAACAAACGATTTGGTGGGAACTGGGAGATGCTGAAAGATGCAGAACATGACGTTCGTTCGTGAAAATATTAACATGATAGAGGCGACATATGAGGGTCCCTGATCTTCTATGTTGTCACGTGAACCTCTCGAGTCTGAGCCTCTCCAGTTCCTTAACCATTTGCCAATTCTCCAACGAGAGCGAGGTTTCACCGTAGCTTAGCGACATGAGGCGGCCCATAGTTAGCAGCCTGCAAGCAGAAGCATTGCAAATAGAGCAGTCATGATGCAAGTTACATCGAGCAGTCATTGGTAAATAATAACTACGATAACATAGAAGACCATCAGATTGTTATCTCACCTGCTAAACTCTTGGCTGCCCAAGCTTCTATTTGATTGCCTTGCTGCGACCAGATCATTTTCCACCACCTGGTAAGTATGAGCGCATGGTAATTTAAGATTAAACAAGATTATGCCAATTAACCGAGGAAAAGGTGCACTCAAAATATATGTCGGTCTAGTATACGAAGCATCCACAACGAATTTCATAGCCACTCCAGAAGCTTTAATGATCAAAGAACAAGCAAACATCAGGAAAGGCCCAAGTTTGCAAATTACTTGTTGATGACACTGTCTGATTAGTTGCAAAGTTCAGAGTGCAAAGAAACCAAATCAAACCCATAcacctttttgtttttttgttttttttggttctGCTGAAAGCACAAGATCGAAGCTATTATTCTACTCAAAAAGCAAAGAGTAGTCCATTACCTACAGATCGTGAACATTTTGTTGGtgacaaattttttattgttgaaGCATGATAGTGTTCGTACTGGGAACAGACAAGTCACATACCCACGTACTGATGCATGAAGAAAGCGGCAAAAAAGCTTTAACTGCCTTTGAATGCTAAGACATACCTTCTGCATTTCTGGGTCGATAGAATGTGGCAATGCTCTGAGAGAGGCTAAATACCACCTCCAAGCTTCCAGTGCTTCTTTAGGAACAGCTTGGTTGCTGGCTACCGAGGACGGTCGGAATGGTACTACTGTATCAGCCGGTAAAATGTTTGACTTTCCCTCAGAAAGTATAAGCATCTGAATATCAGCTGCCACCTCCATTTTGTAATACTTAAAATCATATACGACCTGAAACCAAAATGGTTCAGGTGACAGGTTATACTCTTTCAACAAAAAAGCCTACATAACTTTTTATCTTACCGAACATAAGGCAGAATAAACTAATATGAAATAAGGAAGGTGATTCAAACAACCACCTTTTGCAATTCGATTAAATCCTTCAAAACTCTCGCATTGTCAATGCCAACAGAATTTAGGGTTCCAACATTCAGTTGTGTCTCATCAATAATTAAGTGTGAGTTATCAGGCACTTGCATGACTCCGGTTATTAATCTGAAAGGAATAATACCCGTCATCAGGATAGGTGAATATAATTCTTGGAATTCAATAGATAATTGATACTGTCATGCTGTTAATTTGCTCGTAGTACTAATAGTTATGGACCTGTTTGTTTCATAATCTTTTCTTGGGGCAAGAGAAGCTGCATTGAGATTCTCCACCGTTAGGGGTATACTTTGTGTGAATGGCAGTAGGTCCTTAATAGCAAGGCTTAATTGGCTAACAAATATAGATGCACTTTCTTTGCTGAAACAGGTGAGATTAAGTGAAAACTTCCCCACAGCCAAGGAATCCACTCGAGCATGCACCTGCCAAGGCAATTCCACTCTTGTAACTGATCATTTTGAAGAAAGGAAATAGGCAAATAAAGCTGGAGATTGAATATACAACCTAACCGTGAATGAAAGATGGGGGAGACTAGGATGACTGCAAAATCGACATATCATGAATCCAAGTAGGCAAACAAGTAGAAGAAAAACAGTTTACCTTTGACAGGAGATGCAACAACAAGAAATGAGCAGCTAATCCATCATTTCCAAGAACACTTGAAAGATGGCCTAGCAAACCTTCCCTCGCATTTTTCACTAGATCGGGTGTCAGCTGCGAAGTGATAGACAAATTAAGTTGaagatataaagaaaaaattttaaattaaaactaaCAGCAAAGGGTTAATAAACGAAATCTGCACAGATCCTGAAAAGTGAAGACAGATCAAAAACAGTTGCAGTTGTCAGGAAATCACCTCCATCGAAGGGGAACTGTGAAGAAAATCCTGAATTGCAAGTTTCCTGTGAACTAGACAATGAAGACGTGGCACctgaattaaaagaaaagcacGATTAATAGCTTTTCCTTCTTATTCCCCCAAACTATGGATAGATATGATGAGCAGCACTAAATTACGTAGATTTCCATGATAATAAGACTAGAAATAGGATGACCTTAGCATAACAGGATATCTAATGCAGATGACCAACCTATAGTAACATAATTGGGATATTCAGGGTAAATGCATAAAACAAATTTATGGCATGGTGCATAAAAGGCAACTACTAGACAAATGATGAAGGGGACAGCACAAATTATTAGAGAATGTGAGCACAAGTGTCATTACCTTGTTTGTAGGAAATTGAGCTGAGGCATCTTCACAAAAGTCATCAGCCAGTTCATCCTTTTCAGCCATGTTCACTTGATGGTCATAATCAAAAGTGAACACACCAATGAACTCAAAAACATCATTCAATTTCAGGTCGGAGTCGGAAGAATCATATATCTGCGAAAAAAGGAACTTTGAGTTAAGAATTTTAAGtcattataatttttgtttagtAAAACTACTGCgataaaatttcaagaaaattaaatCTGACCAAGTAGTTACCTTTACAAGACAAGATAGATTCTGGTTTTCTGCTTTCGAATCTTTGCAAGGGATAAAACAACAGCTCTCAGTCACAGAACCCTGGGATGGTGAGAGGTGGGAAGGCTGCCCTGACTCCCTCTATCATCATTGAGGAaaagatttaaaattaaaaatgtcaAATAACAATCCAGTAAAAATGtttaataacaataacaatttTTGCAAAATGCAAATTTTTAAGTTTCCAATGCTTTTCATTTTGagtgttaaaaaaaaattgttgggATATCAGTACAgatgaaaatattcaaaatccTGCAAACATCATAAACCGATCGGAGATTAGTAAATTAAAACCAAAtaggataaaaaaatattggagTACAATAAGAATTAAAGAGTAAATCCCAGTGGAATAGACGGTTTGTTGAGCGGGTGAAATGGAGAAACTATTGGAAAATATGGGTGGGAAGGTCAAGTAATAATATTAAACTTTGATCCCAAGGCTATCCTTTTTTAAGTAGAACTAGGACTTTTCTGAAAACTGGGATCCTGTGTATTCTAATTGTTCCAAGTTGCAAAGTGTCCAAGTTAAAGGACAATATTCTGAggaaaataattcttttaatCATTACCAAAATTGATTTAACATTGCTCCTTTcagtaattttcattttaaaaattatcattgGAAACCCCTCtttgaattgtgaaaacgaaCAGGTCTGCAACATGCTGCAAAAGCATTCCTTTATTTGTAAAACAAATAAACCTGCCAagcttttaaaattatgtt from Punica granatum isolate Tunisia-2019 chromosome 2, ASM765513v2, whole genome shotgun sequence includes the following:
- the LOC116195612 gene encoding uroporphyrinogen decarboxylase produces the protein MACISSSTSISSFSALPASRSRSAAVFSSSSRPRQRIHCTLGGTVAEPKTTEPLLLTAVRGEDVERPPVWLMRQAGRYMKSYQIICEKYPSFRERSENVDLVVEISLQPWNVFKPDGVILFSDILTPLSGMNIPFDIVKGKGPIIFNPIQTASDVDQVREFIPEASVPYVGEALNILRKEVDTKAAVLGFVGAPFTLASYVVEGGSSKNFTKIKRLAFSQPKVLHALLDKFATSMAKYVKYQADNGAQVVQIFDSWATELSPEDFEEFSLPYLRRIVDSVKQTHPNLPLILYASGSGGLLERLALTGVDVVSLDWTVDMAEGRRRLGADVAVQGNVDPGVLFGSKEFITNRIHGTVRKAGKGKHILNLGHGIKVGTPEENVAHFFEVAKAIRY
- the LOC116195611 gene encoding mini-chromosome maintenance complex-binding protein yields the protein MVGPPYDCLANPLGAVRLTFEKAVASGSDPTSFDGKDWGAVDLFREFLFDQGALSQVPVLNAKTIRYLQPNTLVRFRGMIQDMLGNEFYAGAYKDGAVWRTNKYTDAFQYPVGTSPDMRIWERRLFYCVPVPGRNAWADDLSDVAITRCMDWTLQHGEKRRRMEDEADDEMDMQIPETGAGGSPGAKKMRESGQPSHLSPSQGSVTESCCFIPCKDSKAENQNLSCLVKIYDSSDSDLKLNDVFEFIGVFTFDYDHQVNMAEKDELADDFCEDASAQFPTNKVPRLHCLVHRKLAIQDFLHSSPSMELTPDLVKNAREGLLGHLSSVLGNDGLAAHFLLLHLLSKVHARVDSLAVGKFSLNLTCFSKESASIFVSQLSLAIKDLLPFTQSIPLTVENLNAASLAPRKDYETNRLITGVMQVPDNSHLIIDETQLNVGTLNSVGIDNARVLKDLIELQKVVYDFKYYKMEVAADIQMLILSEGKSNILPADTVVPFRPSSVASNQAVPKEALEAWRWYLASLRALPHSIDPEMQKVVENDLVAARQSNRSLGSQEFSRLLTMGRLMSLSYGETSLSLENWQMVKELERLRLERFT